CTGGTCGCCCGGGGCAATGAGAGCCGCTTCGTGGCAGTCGAGATCAAGTGACCGCCGGACGGGTTCATGGTTGACGTCGTCCGGGCCGCGCACCGGCCCGAATGACGCCGTCCGGAGCGGCTGACCCTCCCTCCTGGTCGCTCCGGATCCAGGACCCGCGGGCAGCGCAGGGCAGATGCGATGCTTGCGGGGGGATGCGGGCGGGTGCCACCATTCGGGGGTGCCCGCCCGCTCCGTCTTCTGACCGGGTCTTGCGACCCCCTCTCTGAACCTTCCTGCCCAATGCTTCGGGACATGCCGGCCCATGAAGATCCTGATCATCGAGGATGACGACCGCACCGCCCAGCAGGCGACGCGCGCGCTGACCGAGGCCGGCCATGTCGTCGACCGGGCACCCGACGGGCGCGAGGGGCTGTTTCTCGCCACCGGCGGCGGCTATGACGTGATCGTGCTCGACCGGATGCTGCCGGGGCTGGACGGGCTGGCGGTGCTGGGCGCGCTGCGCGGCGCCGGCCAGGGCGTGCCGGTGCTGATCCTGTCGGCGCTGGCCCATGTCGACGAGCGGGTGCGGGGGCTGAAGGCCGGCGGCGACGACTATCTCTCCAAACCCTTCGCCGCCGTGGAACTGGTGGCACGGGTCGAGGCGCTGGGCCGCCGCCCGGTGCAGGCCACCGCCACCGACCGGCTGGTGGTGGCGGATCTGGAGGTCGATCTGCGCACCAGGCGGGTGACCCGGGCCGGGCGCGCCATCGACCTCAG
The DNA window shown above is from Tistrella mobilis and carries:
- a CDS encoding response regulator transcription factor, translated to MKILIIEDDDRTAQQATRALTEAGHVVDRAPDGREGLFLATGGGYDVIVLDRMLPGLDGLAVLGALRGAGQGVPVLILSALAHVDERVRGLKAGGDDYLSKPFAAVELVARVEALGRRPVQATATDRLVVADLEVDLRTRRVTRAGRAIDLRPQEYRLLEFLMRHEGQVVTRAMLYEGVWDFHFEPQTNVVEVHVSRLRQKIDKGFGRPLIRTHRGGGYSLGMEDPVPAGGDGEHDDR